One genomic segment of Alphaproteobacteria bacterium HT1-32 includes these proteins:
- a CDS encoding redoxin domain-containing protein: MTTPSNDRQPHALVGSKAPDFTAAAVLANGEIDEAFNLTSWLDGSYGLLFFYPLDFTFVCPSEILAHNNRVSRFAEVGTKLIGVSVDSVHTHAAWRRTPVNDGGLGEVGFPLVADLTKNIARDYGVLTDAGVALRGTFLIDQAGVVRHQVINDLPLGRNVDEALRMIDALQFHEEHGEVCPAGWNKGDKGMTADSNGVASYLSEHASKL; encoded by the coding sequence ATGACGACCCCATCCAACGACCGCCAGCCCCACGCCCTTGTCGGCTCAAAAGCGCCTGATTTCACGGCCGCTGCCGTGCTGGCAAATGGCGAGATTGACGAAGCTTTCAACCTGACCAGCTGGCTTGATGGCAGCTATGGTCTCCTGTTCTTCTATCCGCTGGATTTTACATTTGTATGTCCGTCGGAAATTCTCGCCCACAATAACCGGGTCAGCCGTTTCGCCGAAGTCGGCACCAAGCTGATCGGTGTTTCCGTGGACAGCGTTCATACCCACGCCGCCTGGCGCCGTACACCGGTAAATGACGGTGGTCTGGGCGAAGTCGGATTCCCGCTGGTCGCTGATCTGACCAAGAATATTGCCCGCGATTATGGCGTCCTTACCGATGCCGGCGTTGCCCTGCGCGGCACCTTCCTGATCGATCAGGCCGGTGTAGTTCGCCATCAGGTCATCAATGATCTGCCGCTTGGCCGTAATGTTGATGAAGCCCTGCGGATGATTGATGCCCTGCAGTTCCATGAAGAACATGGCGAGGTTTGCCCCGCTGGCTGGAACAAGGGCGACAAAGGCATGACAGCCGACAGCAACGGCGTCGCCAGCTACCTGAGCGAACATGCCAGCAAGCTCTGA
- the trxB gene encoding thioredoxin-disulfide reductase translates to MPQTHHTKVLIIGSGAAGYTAAIYAARASLEPIVVAGMQPGGQMTITTDVENFPGFADVIQGPWLMEQMQAQAEHVGAKIISDLITEIDFSKRPFVAKGDGGDTYIGDSVIVATGAQARWLGLESEQKFMGFGVSACATCDGFFYRGKKVLVIGGGNTAVEEALYLTNHAEKVTLIHRRDELRAEKIMQERLFRHPKVDVIWDTELDEVLGDSNPPGVTSVRLKNTKTGEKSELAVDGVFVAIGHTPTTGIFKGKLPMDDEGYLITKPDSTSTEIEGVFAAGDVKDKIFRQAITAAGMGCMAALEAEKYIATLESAAQAAE, encoded by the coding sequence ATGCCCCAGACTCACCACACAAAAGTACTCATCATCGGATCCGGTGCCGCCGGCTATACCGCTGCGATTTATGCAGCGCGCGCCAGTCTGGAGCCGATCGTTGTCGCTGGCATGCAGCCGGGCGGACAGATGACCATCACCACCGATGTTGAAAATTTCCCCGGTTTTGCTGACGTTATCCAGGGCCCCTGGCTGATGGAACAGATGCAGGCACAGGCTGAACATGTCGGTGCGAAGATCATTTCTGACCTGATTACGGAGATCGACTTCTCGAAGCGGCCGTTTGTTGCGAAGGGTGATGGCGGTGATACCTATATTGGCGACTCAGTTATCGTCGCAACCGGCGCACAGGCACGCTGGCTTGGCCTTGAAAGCGAACAGAAGTTCATGGGCTTTGGTGTCTCGGCCTGCGCCACCTGCGATGGATTCTTTTATCGCGGCAAGAAGGTTCTTGTCATCGGCGGCGGCAATACAGCTGTCGAAGAAGCCCTGTACCTGACCAATCACGCTGAAAAGGTCACCCTGATCCATCGCCGTGACGAATTGCGGGCCGAGAAGATCATGCAGGAGCGCCTGTTCCGTCATCCGAAAGTTGATGTTATCTGGGATACCGAACTGGATGAAGTTCTGGGCGACAGCAACCCGCCGGGTGTCACCTCAGTCCGCCTGAAAAACACCAAAACCGGTGAGAAAAGCGAACTGGCCGTCGACGGTGTCTTCGTGGCGATCGGCCACACGCCGACGACTGGCATCTTCAAAGGCAAGCTACCGATGGATGACGAGGGCTATCTGATCACCAAACCGGATTCCACATCGACGGAAATTGAAGGTGTCTTTGCCGCCGGTGACGTGAAGGACAAGATTTTCCGTCAGGCGATCACGGCAGCCGGCATGGGATGCATGGCGGCCCTCGAAGCCGAGAAATACATTGCAACATTGGAGAGTGCTGCACAGGCAGCCGAATAA
- a CDS encoding LysR family transcriptional regulator, with protein MDWDKLRVFHAVADAGSFTHAGETLNLSQSAVSRQISGLEESLHVPLFHRHARGLILTEQGERLYKTAHDIFEKLSIAEKQIRESRDVPEGPLKITTTVAFGSVWLTPRIKEFISIYPDIDVTIILDDSELDLGMRLADAAIRMSPPRQPDLIQRHIMTTRYHVYATEEYLSQAGTPKTPADLDNHKIIAYGEEATPPVADVDWLLNVETDQPRKAALKVNNLYGIYRAVQAGLGIAALPEYMAREYSRLVEVLPELRGPSFDAYFVYAEELRHSKRIGVFRDFLIKKLAEFRE; from the coding sequence CTGGACTGGGACAAGCTGCGCGTCTTTCACGCAGTCGCGGATGCGGGCAGCTTTACCCATGCCGGAGAAACCCTGAACCTCAGTCAGTCCGCTGTCAGCCGGCAGATTTCCGGCCTGGAGGAAAGCCTCCATGTGCCGCTGTTCCACCGGCATGCCCGTGGACTGATCCTGACGGAACAGGGCGAACGCCTCTACAAGACGGCGCACGACATATTTGAAAAACTCTCCATCGCCGAGAAGCAGATTCGTGAAAGCCGCGATGTGCCGGAAGGCCCGTTGAAGATAACCACTACGGTTGCCTTCGGCTCGGTCTGGCTGACCCCGCGGATCAAGGAATTCATCTCGATCTATCCGGATATCGACGTCACCATCATTCTGGATGACAGCGAACTGGATCTCGGCATGCGTCTGGCGGATGCGGCCATCCGCATGTCGCCGCCGCGCCAGCCCGACCTGATTCAGCGTCACATCATGACGACGCGGTATCATGTCTATGCGACGGAAGAGTATCTGTCGCAGGCCGGAACGCCCAAAACGCCAGCGGATCTCGACAACCACAAGATCATTGCCTATGGCGAGGAAGCAACCCCGCCGGTGGCCGATGTCGACTGGCTGCTGAATGTTGAAACTGACCAGCCCCGCAAGGCCGCACTGAAGGTCAACAATCTCTATGGCATATATCGTGCGGTACAGGCCGGTCTTGGTATCGCTGCATTGCCAGAATATATGGCACGTGAATATTCACGGCTTGTGGAAGTGCTTCCGGAACTGCGTGGCCCCAGTTTCGATGCCTATTTTGTCTATGCGGAAGAGCTGCGGCACTCCAAAAGAATAGGTGTTTTCAGAGATTTTCTGATCAAAAAGCTGGCAGAGTTCCGGGAATAA